The Muntiacus reevesi chromosome 5, mMunRee1.1, whole genome shotgun sequence genome segment AGATCCTGCAGTGCAAAGATAGTCCCCCACCACAAAGAATCGTCTGCCCCAAACATCATGAGTGCAGAGGCTGAGAAACaccatgttgttcagtcgctaagtcatgtccgtaTGGGTTCTGCTTCTTggaagaactgacccactggaaaagacactgatgctgggaaagattgaaggcaggaggagaaggagacaacagaggatgagacggttggatggcatcaccgactcgatgaacatgagtttgagcaagctccaggagttgatgatggacagggaagcttggcttgCTGtagttcatgcggttgcaaagagacggacatgactgagtgactgaactgaactgaagtcatgtctgactctttgtgactccatggactgcagcatgccaggctcctctgtcttccactatctcccggaggctgctcaaactcttgtccattgagtcagtaatgctatctaactatctcatcctctgctccccccttccccttttgccctgattctttcccagcatcagggtcttttccaatgagttggttcttcacatcagatggccatgCTACTAGGATAAACCAGTCCCTGGAAAGCATGGTTGCTGATAGCAGTAGACTGTGGAGAAATATAGCGGGGTGATAGAGGCTGGCCAGGGAGGGTCATGACTGAGGCGGCTGAGGGAGTTCTGGGCATCCACCTTCTAACCCATCCCTGCCTCTGCAGGCCAAAATTGTGCGCAATGCCAAGGACACGGCACACACGCGGGCTGAGCGGAACATTCTGGAGTCGGTGAAGCACCCCTTCATTGTGGAACTGGCCTACGCCTTCCAGACTGGCGGCAAACTTTACCTCATCCTTGAGTGCCTCAGCGGTACGAACGGGGATGCAGCCGGGGGGCGGGCAAGGCCAGAGAACCAGTGCAGGGAGCTCTGGCGGGGAACTGGGAGAGATGTGGGGAGCAGAATGGCGGGGGGCCCCCACctcatccatccctccatccatccattcatgcatgcatacattcatttattcagcaaacgtCTGTCCAGAGCCTCTTGTGTTCCTCCCCTGTGTTGGGGCGAATGGGAATGGTGGGAGTTGGTGGAGATGTCCAGAGGGTTGTTCTGTCCATTTCCACTGCGACTCCGTCATGTCCTGGTCCTCTCTCCTGCGTGCCCTGCATCCAGTTAGACCCCGGTGCAGGTGGCTTATTCTCTCAGGGTCCATCCTCTCTGCTCTctcggggggaggggaggaatccCAGTGCTTTCTTAATTGGCCTCCAAGGCTCCAGCTCACTCCCTTCCTAGTGTCTTCTCCACGAATCCCAGGGTTGCCATCTCAGAGCACAGGATTGTCCCCACCCTCCTGCCCAGAGCTCTGTGCCTCCCCGTACCTGCCTGGATGGCCTCCTTGGGcccagtgtctcctgcttgccGGAAAGTGATTGGAGCCTGTTCTTCCTGCTGGCCCCAGCTGTACCCATGAACCCCGGGGGCTTCATTCCCTGCATGCCATCTCTGCATGCCCTTAAGTCTCACCGCTGCCATGGACTTTCTCTGTCCGCTCACGTGGGGCTGGATTGTGTCCGCCTGCCCCCTCGGTGAGGGTTTTGGGGTTAGGCTCTCGGAGCTGTAGCCTCGGGTTGGCGTATCCGAGCGTCCATGTGTGTCCGTCTCCCCATTAGACTGAGCGCCCTGAGGGCTGTGGCTGGGTCTCTTCATCTCTGTCCCCAGCTTCACCCCACACAGGGCCGGGCACCGAGTAGGCGTCGGTAGATGTttgctgaattgaattgaatcccCACGGCAGCTCTGGGAGGCAGGTAGGGCAGGAATTCCGAGCCCCACTCTCCCCGAGAACAAACCGACACTCGGCGAGCAGAGGAGCTTGGTCCCGGCACGCAGCTGCTAACGTGTTTGTGTCACAGGCGGTGAGCTTTTCACGCACCTGGAGCGAGAAGGCATCTTCCTAGAAGACACGGCCTGGTGGGTGTTACCTCTTGCCTCTCTCCTGAGGGGGTCCAGGGCCTGGGCCTGGCTCCAGCCCCACCCTGGCCTTCACTCTGTCCTGTCCCTGCAGTTTCTACCTGTCAGAGATCACACTGGCCCTGGGCCATCTCCACTCCCAAGGCATCATCTACCGGGACCTCAAACCTGAAAACATCATGCTCAACAGCCAGGGTGCGCAGATGTAGGGAGGGTTGAGCCCCATGGAGGGCAGCGGGGCTGGACCCTGACCCTCTAACATTTTCCCTCAGGCCACATCAAACTCACGGACTTTGGCCTCTGCAAGGAGTCGATCCACGAGGGCACCGTGACCCACACCTTCTGCGGCACCATCGAGTACATGTGAGTGGCCTCCGGTGGGGCCCGGGGCGGCAGCGCAGCCAGGCAGGGCTTGGTCTGACTGGCGGTTCCACCTGGCCCCCAGGGCCCCCGAGATTCTGGTGCGCAGCGGCCACAGCCGGGCGGTGGACTGGTGGAGCTTGGGGGCCCTGATGCACGACATGCTCACTGGATCGGCAAGTCCAGCCTCCTCGGGAGGGTGGGCGTTGGGGCGGGAGGAGGGGCCCCTTCCGGGGCAGGGGCGGCCCATGGGAGGCCTGCAAGGCGCCTCTCACCCTCTGCCTTCTCCAGCCGCCCTTCACTGCAGAGAATCGGAAGAAAACCATGGACAAGATCATCAGAGGGAAGCTGGAGCTGCCCCCCTACCTCACCCCGGACGCCCGGGATCTTGTCAAAAAGGTGGGGTCCCCCCTACCCTCGGTCCTGCCCCATCTTCTCTCCCAGGCCCTGCGTGCGTGCCTGACCCTCCCTGGGTCGGGGTTGCTGGACCCCCCACCCcgctgacacacacacaccagacactgtaCGTTTGGAAAGAGAGCACTTGCTATGGGGTCCGAGACGTCAGCTGTCATACAGACCAGCTGCCAACCCTGGACAAGTCTCTgcgcgtgcgtgctaagttgctttggtcatgtctgactctttgcaaccccatggactgtagcccgtcaggcttctctgccctgacCCTCTGCCTTTGTCCTGCAGTTTCTGAAGCGGAATCCTAACCAGCGGATTGGAGGGGGCCCTGGGGATGCTGCTGATGTGCAGGTGAAACCATCGTGAGGGGGCATGGCCGACCTCCCGGGGTGCCTGGATGCAGTGGGCGGGGCCTCAGGGCAGAGGGTGTTTCTGAGGGAGCCAGGGTTTGAAATGTTGGCATGTTCCTGGGTGCTCTGCTCACAGAGGCACCCCTTCTTCCGGCACGTTAATTGGGATGACCTCCTGGCCCGCCGTGTGGACCCCCCTTTCCGGCCTTCCCTGGTGAGTGGAGGCCCCGCTGGcctaggggtgggtgggggccccTTTCCTGGATgcccctgaccctccctcccggGCACCCACAGCAGTCGGAGGAGGACGTGAGCCAGTTTGACTCCCACTTCACGAGGCAGACGCCGGTGGACAGTCCAGACGACACGACGCTGAGTGAGAGCGCCAACCAGGCCTTCCTGGTGAGGTCGGGGGCCTgagggctgggggccaggccGGGCCGGGGCCAGGGAGCCACTGACCCTGGGCATCGCCCGGCCTGGCCTCTGCCCCAGGGCTTCACGTACGTGGCGCCCTCGGTCCTGGACAGCATCAAGGAGGGCTTCTCCTTCCAGCCCAAGCTGCGCTCCCCCAGGCGCCTCAACAGCAGCCCCCGGACCCCCATCAGGTACCGTGGGGGCGCGGCTGGCTCCAGCCGTGGCTGTGCCGCCAACCCCAGGGCCGCCCTGGCCATCTCGTGACCAGCCTCAGCCTCCGCTTGCCCGTCTACTGTGGGGACTCCTGTGGGTGGGCACGTGACCACACAGCCTGAGCTCCAGGCGGGGGAGCAAGGGGGGAGAGTCGCCTCTCCTGGCCCCAGGCCAGAAGACACTGATTTGGCCTCGATTTCCCCTGCAGCCCCCTGAAGTTCTCGCCCTTCGAGGGGTTCCAGCCCAGCCCTGGCCCACAGGAGCTCGTGGAGCCCCCACTGCCTCCCCTGCTGCCTCCACCACCGCCGCCACCGCCCCCgagcaccgcccccctccccatccgACCCCCCTCAGGGACCAAGAAGTCCAGGAGGGGCCGCGGGCGCCCTGGGCGCTAAGAGAATGGGTGGGGATGCGGGAGGCGGGACCCTGGGCCAGTTCCAGAGACCAGGAGCCGTGCCTCAGGGTGCAGGAGTGACTGGTGTGAGTGGGTCTCGGTTGGGGTGGCCGTGACCCGGAATCATGACCACCAGGGGCTGCAGGCTGTGGCTGCCGGTCAAGGGGCCGCCTGCCTGGCCTCCTGCAGTTGAGCCGTGCCCTTGGAGAATTAAAAGTATCAAATCATGGCACCGACCTGGCTCTTCCTTGGCTTCCGGGGCAGAGGTGGTGCCCAGACGAATCCCAGTTCAGGGATGGGAAGGGTCATGACAGGACCACAGATCCGTGGAGCTGGAGGGATTTTATTTCCGCCCAGAGCCCCTGGGGATGAATGGCCTTGCTGGAGGGGCCGGGGATATGCAGACTTGGGGACAGAACTACCGGGGGGGCTGGGGCGGGCGTGACAGTCCGAGGCTCTCCAAGCGGGGGTGACCTGAGTCCAGGGTAGCTGCGTCCAGCTGCGGCAGCTCAGAAGCAGAGGGACGGTGGCTGGGGTGTGGCCGCAGGGCCGTGCCTACAGCGCGGTAACATGGAGGCCCTGGCCGCCGGCTGCCCGGGAGCTGTCGTCCCAGGCTGCGCTCCCAGCGAAGGCGTGCAGGTCACTCAGCAGGGCCTCGGCGCTGCCCCCCGAGCCCGCTGGCCCCTGGCAACCAAGACCCAGGCCACCCTCCACGTCATCGTCGCGCGCTGCCCCAGCCGACTCGGGGGCCTGCGGCGGGCTGGGCCCCTCTCCCCGCCGGTCCTCTTCCTGGGATCCGGGCTCATCTTGGCCACTGACCAGATCGTAGTCGTCTTCCACATCTGGCTCGTCCTCCTGCTGCTCTGGGTCCTCATCTGGTGAGCCCAGCTCGGCCCGGAGCCAGCGGCCTGGCGGGCTGGCCCAGAGCAGGCGGCGAGTGCGGCCCCAGAGCGCAGCACCCAGGCGGGCCGGGTGGTAGTAGCCCCCCGAGTCCCGGCTAAGGCGGCGCCAGGCCAGTGCCAGGCCAGCaaccagcagcaggagcagcagcagcagcaggacaacGGTGACTGAGGATTTGGAGTTCGTGGCACTGCCGCCCGAGCCCAGGGCCCCGGGCAGGGCCAGCAGCGTCCAGAGCCCTAGAGCGCAGGGCAGATCCTGTGGGGAGATGGTCAGAGGCTCACTGCCTGGGTTGGTTGTCTCTTGGGCAAGTTTGAAAAGCCCAAGTGCTTACTCAGTCACGAAGGCCCGTCCTGGCTCTGCGATAGCCGGCCACCCGTGCCCCACGCCTCCCACTGCACCACCGGAGCCTGCTCCTGGTGCCCTGGCCGCACCTTCAGTCTGGAACACACCGTCCCCCCGAGTGCCCCCCGGCTCCCTGCTCGCCCTGGCCCAGGGTGCCTTCAGTCAGGCCTCACCTCCGTGGATGCCTACCTTGACATTCACCCCTGTGGCCCAGCCCTGttcacccacccctccccaacaCAGGGGGATCGCTCTGCTTGTGTGCCATGCTTATCATTTTATCTTCCCACCAGGAAGACAAGGATCTTTTTGGCTTAAGCACCTAAACGACTCCTAGCCCAGAGTAGGGGATCAAGAAATATTGGTTGAgtgggttaagactctgccccccctcccccgggaGGTGGGGGGATAGAAGGGAAGGAAGGCAAGGCTGGCTCTTCCTGAGACCCAGGAGGGAGGCACCCAACCCCGAGGCAACTCTTTTCTTCCATTTGGCCAAGTCCCAGGACGGGGGTCACTGAGACCCCTCTTCCTGCCAGCTGTGGGACTGCCCCAGCTGCAGCATTTCCGTTCGACTGCGTCCCTGGGGGCCTCAGGCTtgcagggccaggggctggggaggcgaGTGCAGCTGCCGGAGGAAGCCTGCGGTCGGAACAAGGCAGGTGGGGGGTGTGAGGGGGGAGGGGTGCCGAGGTGCAGGCAGGCCTTTCCCCACCCGGCTGCCTGCCTGGCTCCCTGGCTTCTGGGATGCAAGTCCTGACGGTGCGCGTGTCCCAGGCTCCGGAGCAGAGCAGGTGAGAGTCCCTCTGGGGggtcttgggggggggggggttgggcaCACAGAGCGGGGCGCTGAGGGCCACCCCCTGAATCCCACGGAGGCCCAGGTCTAAGGTGAGGTGAGAGGCCCAACTCCGCCCCATGTTTGTCCCGCCCCGGTCACCCACCTCTGCCCACGAGCAACCCTACCTGACTGCTCAGTgtccccaggcctgtggggggGTCCTTCCTTAGCTCCTGGGGGGCCCAGACGTTCCAGCCCTGAcctcctgcagcccctgcccccaggacCCAGTCGGCCCCATGCTCACCATCAGGCTGTCGCCTCTCAGCGCTGGGTTCCCACCTCCAGCTCTGGCTGTGTCGAGTGCGAAATGAGAGCAGCGACGGCAGCTGGGGTTCATCGGCACTTCCGCTTCCTGCCCAGAACACCCTGCCCGGCCCTCCCACATGGGACCCCGGCGGGCCCCTGGGGCCTCTCAGGACCACCCTGATTCACAGCAGATCCTCAGCGGCCTCTTCCCCTGCCAGGCTGGGGCCATGCGGCCTGTGGCCTGGCCTCCAAGAAAAGGAGGAACTGGGCATCCGGCTCAAAGCAGGGCAGGCCCTGGAGGCATCCGCAGGGCTTCTGCCTCCGTTTTCCTACCTGACAGATGTCAGGGAAAATGGTGGGGGGGATGCTCAGGGCCCCCTCTCTCATGTCTGTGATCCCTGGGGGTATCCCGTGTCCCCAGGTGCCCAAGCTTCCTTTCCCAGCCCCACCCTTGTAGCAGAAGGGCCAGCCTGGCTTTTTAGAAACAGCATTTTATTTGGAATGAAAATATAGAGCCCAACCCTCCTGCTTCCTCAGAGCAGGGAGCAGGAGGGCTGGCTGGAGGCGGGAGAGGTGGTCCCTCACAATAGCAGTGCTCCTTGGTACAAAAATCCTCGAACAGTAACGCTGACCAAAGCCCAAAGCCTGGCGGTGGCTCCAGCCTGGGCCCACGGGAGGGCCCCCCCAGAACCTGCCCCAGAAGCTCTCAGCAGGGGCAGGGGGGCAGCCCGCCTGCAGTCGGTGTGACAGAGGCTGAGTGAGacggggatgggggaggaggtgaCGGGGAGCAGCGTCCGCGGGCCGAGGACCTAGGCATCTCCGTTCTCTATGCGGCCGAGCTGCTCCTCCAGGCGGCTGATGCGCGCACCCTGCTCCTGGACCAGCGCTCTCAgtgcctgcagctcctgcatcacCTCCTCCAGCTTCCCAGTCTCCTGCGGGAACACCAGCAAGGGGCCCGGCGTTGTGGGACCACAGCCCTCCCCACATCTACCACGGGGCAGGGGCCcggggcccagagagggcagtGAACGGTTTGGGCAGGCACAGCAGACCTGGGCAACACCACCCCGCGCCAAGTGGCACATACCCTGGCTCCGGCAAGGCTGCCGCTGAGCGCAGCGATGTTGGTGGAGGCCGCAGGCGCGGAGGGCCCCGGGCGGGGGGTACCAGGGGCCGTGGCGGGCCGGCTGTCCGATAACACGTTGCGCCGGTTGACCTTCAGGTCCCGCTGCTTACTGGGCACGTAGGCCTCCCGCAGGGAGATGAGGATGGGGCTGGCGTCCCGCCCGCTCACCCACTCCTCTGCCTCCAGGGCTGCCTCGGGCCCAGCCGTGTCTGGATACAGATCATCCTGGAAGAGGTCCGACTGCCccagggggtggcagagggaggCCCGGGTCAGCTAGGGGCCCACCTGCAGGGTCCTCTCATCTGGACCCTGAGCAGACACCTCCTTGCCACTCTTCTGACCTCCGGGCTGGCAGCCCATCAACCCGTCTTCCAATGCCCTGACCCCTAGTGACCTTTCTAAAGCTCCAATCTgtcctttcacttcccttctggATGCCACTAACAGCTCCCTCTGAAgactcctcccacctccccaagcAGGGGCCAGCTATGTGCTTTATGGGACTCCGGGAGCCACGTCAGGGCCCTGTGGATTGTGAACTGGGGCAGGCCCCGTTCCCTGGACGGGCTTGGCACGCTATACAGCACTCAGTTAATGCTGGCTGCAGAGAAACGGAGCTTGTTCACGGCTCTCAGCTGGGGCCCCGAGGCCAAGTCACACGTGGCTGAACCCTCGCCTCCTGGGAGCCTCCCCTGTAGCCAGACTCCTGGCTGTCATCGCTCCCACCTCCATGCCTTCGCCTGGCTTACCACCCACCCCTCATGGAGATCATACCCCAGCCAGGAGGCTGCCCCGCGTCCGTCCAGAGCAAGGCCTCAGCTCACCCTGTGTCTCATCACACTGGCGTCCATGCGGCCCACTGACTACACTCGCACTTAGCCATGTCCCACTCACAGGCCTCACCTCGGTCACCCCCGTGTGGTCTGTCTGCTAGAGAAGGGAGCAGGTGGGCAGGGAACAAGGTGGCCTCACCTTCCTTGGCACAGTCATGACAATGGGC includes the following:
- the RPS6KB2 gene encoding ribosomal protein S6 kinase beta-2, producing the protein MAAVFDLDLETEEGSEGEGEPELSPADACPLAELRAAGLEPVGHYEEVELTESSVNPGPERIGPHCFELLRVLGKGNYGKVFQVRKVQGSNLGKIYAMKVLRKAKIVRNAKDTAHTRAERNILESVKHPFIVELAYAFQTGGKLYLILECLSGGELFTHLEREGIFLEDTACFYLSEITLALGHLHSQGIIYRDLKPENIMLNSQGHIKLTDFGLCKESIHEGTVTHTFCGTIEYMAPEILVRSGHSRAVDWWSLGALMHDMLTGSPPFTAENRKKTMDKIIRGKLELPPYLTPDARDLVKKFLKRNPNQRIGGGPGDAADVQRHPFFRHVNWDDLLARRVDPPFRPSLQSEEDVSQFDSHFTRQTPVDSPDDTTLSESANQAFLGFTYVAPSVLDSIKEGFSFQPKLRSPRRLNSSPRTPISPLKFSPFEGFQPSPGPQELVEPPLPPLLPPPPPPPPPSTAPLPIRPPSGTKKSRRGRGRPGR
- the PTPRCAP gene encoding protein tyrosine phosphatase receptor type C-associated protein, with the translated sequence MWEGRAGCSGQEAEVPMNPSCRRCSHFALDTARAGGGNPALRGDSLMDLPCALGLWTLLALPGALGSGGSATNSKSSVTVVLLLLLLLLLVAGLALAWRRLSRDSGGYYHPARLGAALWGRTRRLLWASPPGRWLRAELGSPDEDPEQQEDEPDVEDDYDLVSGQDEPGSQEEDRRGEGPSPPQAPESAGAARDDDVEGGLGLGCQGPAGSGGSAEALLSDLHAFAGSAAWDDSSRAAGGQGLHVTAL